In the Helianthus annuus cultivar XRQ/B chromosome 11, HanXRQr2.0-SUNRISE, whole genome shotgun sequence genome, one interval contains:
- the LOC110891427 gene encoding serine/threonine-protein phosphatase 5-like, translating to MKVLTVRKRNNWHAICTLFHLIPTQNQIFYQSYLLCPLWLLKNLTFYWPNKSNKQLMKLLKVLSANKFSQAIDLYTKAIELNGQNAVYWANRAFSHTKLEEYGSAIQDASRAIDIDPKYSKGYSRRGAAYLSMGKFKDALKDFQK from the exons ATGAAGGTGTTGACAGTGAGAAAAAGGAACAATTGGCATGCAATCTGCACACTTTTTCATCTAATTCCAACACAAAACCAAATTTTTTATCAGTCCTATTTATTATGCCCACTATGGCTGCTGAAAAATCTGACGTTTTATTGGCCGAACAAATCAAACAAGCAGTTAATGAAGCTTTTAAAG GTTTTGTCAGCTAATAAGTTTTCACAAGCGATTGATTTGTATACAAAAGCGATAGAATTAAATGGTCAAAATGCTGTGTATTGGGCGAATCGGGCTTTTTCTCATACTAAATTGGAGGAATATGGTAGTGCTATTCAGGATGCTTCTAGGGCTATTGACATTGACCCTAAGTATTCAAAG GGTTATTCTCGGCGTGGTGCTGCGTATCTGTCAATGGGGAAGTTTAAAGATGCACTTAAGGATTTTCAAAAATGA
- the LOC110888972 gene encoding uncharacterized mitochondrial protein AtMg00810-like, with the protein MHQPMGFRNRDFPNHVCLLRKSLYGVKQAPRAWYQRFTDYALSLGFHHSRCDASLFTLHSGHDTAFLLLYVDDILLVTSSDHLRKQLMAKLASEFAMKDLGPLSFFLGNSVTRNKNNMFLSQQSYATDIIKRANMQNCNPVFTPVDTHAKLSANSSEPFHDPTLYRSLAEALQYLTFTRPDITYAVQQICMHMHAPRTDHWNALKRIIRYLKGTITYGLTLGHTSASSLLAYTDADWAGCPDRRRSTSGYCIYFGDNLIFWSSRRQSTVSRSSEEAEYRGVANVVAELCWLPNLLLELHHPLTRATLVYCDNVSAIYLSGNPVQHQRTKQIELDIHFVREQVQRGQVRILHVPSRYQIADSFTKGLPCNLFEDFSSSLSIRSPPVSTAGVE; encoded by the coding sequence ATGCACCAGCCTATGGGTTTTCGAAACCGAGATTTTCCTAATCATGTTTGCTTACTCCGAAAATCACTCTATGGGGTTAAGCAAGCACCGCGTGCTTGGTACCAGCGGTTTACCGACTATGCCTTATCGTTGGGTTTTCACCACAGCAGATGTGATGCTTCTCTTTTCACTCTCCACAGTGGCCATGACACCGCTTTTCTACTCCTCTATGTTGATGACATTCTCCTTGTGACCTCTTCTGACCATCTTCGCAAACAACTCATGGCCAAGCTTGCTTCTGAATTTGCCATGAAAGATCTCGGCCCTCTCAGCTTCTTCTTGGGCAACTCGGTCACTAGGAACAAGAATAATATGTTCTTATCTCAACAGTCTTATGCCACTGACATTATTAAGCGTGCCAATATGCAGAATTGCAACCCGGTGTTCACCCCAGTCGACACTCATGCTAAACTAAGCGCCAACTCGAGTGAACCCTTCCACGATCCTACCCTATACAGAAGTCTAGCCGAAGCACTTCAATACTTGACATTCACACGACCGGATATCACCTATGCTGTGCAACAGATATGTATGCACATGCACGCTCCGAGGACCGACCACTGGAATGCCCTTAAACGAATTATCAGATACCTAAAGGGCACAATTACATACGGCCTCACACTTGGACACACCTCAGCCTCATCTTTACTTGCTTATACAGATGCAGACTGGGCCGGTTGCCCTGATAGACGCAGATCCACCAGTGGCTACTGCATTTACTTTGGTGATAATCTCATCTTTTGGTCCTCGAGAAGACAATCAACGGTTTCTAGATCCAGTGAAGAAGCAGAGTATCGTGGGGTCGCAAACGTAGTTGCCGAACTTTGTTGGTTACCAAACTTACTTCTTGAGCTTCATCACCCTCTGACACGTGCCACACTGGTTTATTGTGACAATGTAAGCGCCATCTATCTCTCAGGAAACCCGGTTCAGCACCAACGGACGAAGCAGATTGAACTTGATATTCACTTCGTCCGTGAACAGGTACAACGCGGTCAAGTCAGGATTCTCCATGTCCCCTCTCGATATCAGATTGCGGACAGCTTCACGAAGGGGCTACCTTGTAATCTCTTTGAAGACTTCAGTTCCAGTCTCAGCATCCGATCTCCTCCCGTTTCGACTGCGGGGGTAGAATAG